From Mesobacillus boroniphilus, the proteins below share one genomic window:
- a CDS encoding Rieske 2Fe-2S domain-containing protein, whose product MSDDKKQTHHEDDKDMIKLIDNLNRKDDVHLNRRAFLKASFGATVAIGLATTPFGIFTFLRDENGEVKRVEITDIKDLAIGESRNFNYPTKNEPAILVRTPEDKFVAYNNKCTHLQCPVFYEHKENVLLCPCHKGYFNVDSGQPMAGPPQRELPKILLEIKDGKVFAVGREVRHG is encoded by the coding sequence ATGAGTGATGATAAAAAGCAGACCCATCATGAAGATGATAAAGATATGATCAAGCTGATTGATAATCTGAACAGGAAAGACGATGTCCATTTGAATAGAAGAGCGTTTTTGAAAGCTTCGTTTGGAGCCACAGTCGCCATCGGACTTGCGACGACTCCATTTGGGATCTTCACATTCCTGCGCGATGAAAACGGTGAAGTTAAGCGAGTAGAAATCACGGATATCAAAGACCTGGCAATCGGGGAATCAAGAAACTTCAACTACCCGACAAAAAATGAACCGGCTATTTTGGTGAGGACACCGGAGGACAAATTTGTCGCGTACAATAATAAATGTACCCACCTTCAATGCCCAGTCTTTTATGAGCACAAGGAAAATGTTTTGCTGTGCCCTTGCCACAAAGGTTATTTCAATGTAGACAGCGGCCAGCCGATGGCAGGACCGCCGCAGCGCGAGCTTCCGAAAATCCTTCTTGAAATCAAGGATGGCAAGGTATTCGCAGTAGGGAGGGAAGTAAGGCATGGATAA
- a CDS encoding Mrp/NBP35 family ATP-binding protein — protein sequence MLKGNVLAVTSGKGGVGKSSLSVNLALALQKLGKSVAIIDLDIYGFSVPKILNIDSKPKTFNGKIIPVEAHGIKVMSMGFLVKDNEPIVWRGPMLGKMIQHFTDDVMWGEMDYFILDMPPGTGDVALDMHLMIPQSKEIVVTTPHKAASFVAERAGSMAIKSKHEVIGVVENMSYFKPEDSDQKYFIFGKGGGEELAAQLGTELLGQLPIQEADENSDTPAIATENTPLFKEYLNLAEKIDAKF from the coding sequence ATGTTAAAAGGAAATGTACTGGCGGTGACAAGCGGAAAAGGCGGAGTGGGTAAGTCTTCTTTATCAGTGAATCTTGCGCTTGCGCTCCAGAAGCTTGGCAAGTCTGTTGCAATCATCGACCTTGATATATATGGATTCAGCGTACCGAAAATACTTAATATAGATTCAAAACCAAAAACGTTCAACGGCAAAATCATTCCGGTTGAGGCTCACGGCATCAAGGTAATGTCCATGGGTTTCCTTGTAAAGGACAACGAACCAATCGTCTGGCGCGGACCAATGCTGGGCAAAATGATTCAGCATTTTACCGACGATGTGATGTGGGGAGAAATGGATTATTTCATTCTTGATATGCCTCCTGGAACGGGAGATGTCGCTCTTGATATGCACCTGATGATTCCCCAGAGCAAGGAAATCGTTGTGACTACTCCGCATAAGGCCGCTTCATTCGTAGCGGAGCGGGCTGGATCGATGGCGATTAAAAGCAAGCATGAAGTCATTGGTGTGGTCGAAAATATGTCATATTTCAAGCCAGAGGACAGCGATCAGAAATATTTCATTTTTGGAAAAGGCGGCGGCGAGGAGCTGGCAGCACAGCTAGGTACGGAATTGCTGGGACAGCTGCCGATCCAGGAAGCTGATGAGAATAGTGACACACCTGCGATTGCGACGGAAAACACCCCGCTATTCAAGGAATATCTAAACCTGGCAGAAAAAATCGATGCTAAGTTTTAG
- a CDS encoding dynamin family protein → MTFEEQLIKKSYFETYMESGNRTHPIQVLGELFLEEQKIDMPDLSNLRFAQGEVYFNNKDYEAAIFKWENITNEFEPWAKKNMGDAFLELGLLTSAEELYLSIETESNILRIESGLQLLSLYIEQGKLDKAVAVIKKSVALDPDYPGVTEIARAFFEEHQDWGNEVELAVNEGVRTGSPKWFDVLNQYVEQGHTVQFAPDYFNEALSVLFQVDRSRFEQLAVSLWESYKDQSSYMTWLREFNQLFSGMDGNRKDGWTHLSAVYQDTYFELINGDRLIKEISPLIPELLTNWLKITSPANSLVSASSIIAWNEVFPGSITSSAIHDAENIVLNSREYHDGYGDSMQLFKRIIEWAENHEIEVGNKIKWMVQELQESNLHNLLIAGLSGSGKSSFVNTIVGEELITSPTAAVIRFQNEENPEILEITDTDVRQITDLEDFKESAGIRRQTHKNETIIDFKAEFPFLRDHELALIDTPGVNSNNYDKHPLYNYLRFADSMLFVLNANDPFTEKEREILSKISEYFPDLTIHFLLNKIDVIYSQQEAIDVFDQTWAEISQYYPDSKMFAFSSNYDKGKQLKDFSDFIRTNRSTVDFEQERTAKLQFFVRRAITYLLDKRIEIENNHIESNSWNEEMVGKLNGAINQLGDIEEEKSRSIQKSYRKIKDETRAEIIEKIPEILRGCSELVTEESDFGKIHTDMDEEMNKRIQEYLDGTVLPKFHDDLRGWIQLSKDEFDQSQNYLNEMAEGFNSIYGDERISLDCDFRVLDDWRRDADRMTNGVHYEKVNIMNRSTPQQFFLKSAGKLLAVLPQNNAMLYNRYKTYLETEDYYEIGVTIAKRFLQQFEIFEKSIERDVNLFFKDPFNVLEEAVEEAKAEIEFGKIELEKMRINPELYRDPLTLYEVKLRQFEWMTAAGKE, encoded by the coding sequence ATGACATTTGAAGAGCAATTAATCAAAAAGTCGTATTTTGAAACTTATATGGAATCAGGAAACAGGACACATCCGATTCAAGTACTCGGGGAGCTTTTCCTTGAAGAGCAAAAGATTGATATGCCCGATTTGTCGAATCTCCGTTTTGCTCAGGGAGAGGTATATTTTAACAATAAAGATTATGAAGCTGCGATTTTTAAGTGGGAGAACATTACAAATGAATTCGAGCCTTGGGCGAAAAAGAACATGGGCGATGCATTCCTTGAACTGGGTCTGCTTACTTCCGCGGAAGAGCTATACCTGTCGATTGAAACGGAAAGCAATATTCTCAGGATTGAAAGCGGCCTTCAGCTCTTATCGCTCTACATAGAGCAGGGCAAGCTAGATAAAGCGGTTGCTGTCATCAAGAAATCAGTGGCGCTTGATCCAGATTACCCTGGCGTAACGGAGATTGCCCGCGCTTTCTTTGAAGAGCATCAAGACTGGGGAAATGAAGTCGAGCTGGCAGTCAATGAAGGTGTTCGTACGGGTTCGCCTAAGTGGTTCGACGTCTTGAATCAATATGTAGAGCAGGGGCATACAGTACAGTTCGCACCGGATTATTTTAACGAAGCATTATCTGTTCTTTTCCAGGTGGACAGAAGCCGGTTTGAGCAACTGGCTGTATCCCTTTGGGAAAGCTACAAGGATCAAAGTTCATACATGACATGGCTAAGGGAATTCAACCAATTGTTCAGCGGAATGGATGGCAATAGAAAAGATGGCTGGACCCACTTGTCAGCGGTCTATCAGGACACATATTTCGAGTTGATTAACGGAGATCGATTAATCAAGGAAATTTCCCCATTGATCCCTGAATTGCTTACAAATTGGCTGAAAATCACAAGTCCCGCTAACAGCCTTGTATCCGCATCTTCTATCATTGCGTGGAATGAGGTATTTCCAGGAAGCATCACCTCGTCCGCAATTCACGATGCTGAAAATATCGTGCTGAATTCGCGCGAGTACCATGATGGCTACGGGGATAGCATGCAGCTATTCAAAAGAATCATTGAATGGGCAGAAAACCATGAGATAGAGGTTGGCAACAAGATTAAGTGGATGGTCCAGGAGCTGCAAGAATCCAATCTCCATAACCTGTTGATTGCCGGTTTATCAGGTAGCGGGAAGTCTTCCTTCGTCAATACCATTGTTGGGGAAGAACTGATCACGTCACCAACTGCTGCTGTCATCCGTTTCCAGAATGAAGAGAATCCAGAAATCCTTGAAATCACGGATACGGATGTCCGCCAAATCACGGATCTCGAGGACTTCAAGGAATCTGCAGGAATACGCCGTCAGACGCACAAGAATGAAACAATCATTGATTTCAAGGCAGAGTTCCCATTCCTGCGCGACCATGAACTTGCACTGATTGATACACCAGGAGTCAATAGCAATAACTATGACAAGCACCCGTTGTACAATTACTTGAGATTTGCTGATAGTATGCTTTTCGTGCTCAATGCGAATGATCCTTTTACGGAAAAAGAAAGGGAAATCCTCTCGAAAATTTCAGAGTACTTCCCGGATCTGACTATACACTTCCTGCTGAACAAAATAGATGTGATATACAGTCAGCAGGAGGCAATAGATGTCTTTGACCAAACATGGGCTGAAATCAGCCAATACTATCCTGACTCAAAAATGTTTGCTTTCTCATCTAACTACGATAAAGGCAAGCAGCTAAAAGATTTCTCTGATTTCATTAGGACAAACAGAAGCACAGTCGACTTCGAGCAGGAACGCACCGCAAAACTTCAGTTCTTCGTCAGAAGGGCCATCACGTATTTGCTCGATAAGCGAATTGAAATCGAGAATAACCATATAGAATCAAACAGCTGGAATGAAGAAATGGTGGGTAAGCTTAACGGCGCGATCAACCAGTTGGGAGACATTGAAGAAGAAAAATCACGATCCATCCAGAAGTCATACCGTAAAATCAAGGATGAAACCCGTGCAGAAATCATTGAAAAGATACCGGAAATACTGCGAGGTTGCTCTGAATTGGTGACGGAGGAGAGCGATTTCGGAAAGATCCATACTGATATGGACGAAGAAATGAATAAGAGAATACAGGAATATCTCGATGGAACCGTATTGCCGAAATTCCATGATGATTTGAGAGGCTGGATTCAACTTTCGAAGGACGAATTTGACCAAAGCCAAAACTATTTGAATGAAATGGCTGAGGGCTTTAACTCCATTTATGGGGATGAGCGGATCAGCCTCGACTGTGATTTCAGGGTACTTGATGACTGGCGCCGTGATGCAGACCGGATGACGAACGGTGTCCACTATGAAAAGGTCAACATCATGAACCGCTCGACGCCACAGCAGTTCTTCCTAAAAAGTGCTGGCAAGCTTCTTGCTGTGCTGCCGCAAAACAATGCGATGCTTTATAACAGATACAAAACCTATCTCGAGACGGAAGATTATTATGAAATCGGCGTAACCATTGCGAAAAGATTTCTGCAGCAATTCGAGATTTTTGAAAAATCGATTGAACGCGATGTGAACCTGTTCTTCAAAGACCCATTCAACGTTCTTGAAGAAGCAGTAGAAGAAGCCAAGGCCGAAATCGAATTCGGAAAGATCGAACTTGAAAAAATGAGAATCAACCCAGAGCTTTACCGCGACCCATTGACACTGTACGAAGTGAAGCTCCGCCAGTTTGAATGGATGACCGCGGCAGGCAAGGAATAA